The Petropleomorpha daqingensis genome includes a window with the following:
- the dnaE gene encoding DNA polymerase III subunit alpha — protein sequence MSSPSDSFAHLHVHTEYSMLDGAAKLPEVTKAAAEQGMPALAMTDHGNVFGAYDFYKQANAAGVKPIIGMEGYYTPGSRFDRAPFDFGDNLIDEDGEGGSSRGKAAYTHMTLLARTTEGMHNLFRISSLASLEGQYRKPRFDRELLERYGTGLIATTGCPSGEVNMWLRAGKEDKARQAAADFQDIFGKENFYAELMDHGLSIEKKTRPQLMAIAKDLGIPLLATNDLHYTHQDDAEAHDALLCIQTGARLNETNRFKFNGNGYYLKSAAEMRALFPGELAVACDNTLLIAEQCEVEFTEGADLMPRFPLPEGEDETSWFVKEVERGLHKRWPNGIPDHVRKQADYEVGIITQMGFPGYFLVVADFINWAKDNGIRVGPGRGSAAGSLAAYAMGITDLDPLAHGLIFERFLNPERVSMPDVDIDFDDRRRGEVIQYVSRKYGEERVSQIVTYGTIKAKAAIKDAARVLDRPYSVGDELTKLMPPDVMGKGIPLSGVFDPAHPRYKEAAEFRSKYESDPGAAEVVDQARKLEGLKRQWGVHAAGVIIGRYPLIDSIPIMRREADGAVITQFDYPTCETLGLLKMDFLGLRNLTVIDDALRNIVANGKDAIDLDELSKNLTDPATYELLARGDTLGVFQFDGGPMRSLLRLMRPDNFEDISAVGALYRPGPMGANSHTNYALRKNGQQEITPIHPELAEPLEDILGGTYGLIVYQEQVMAIAQKVAGYSLGKADLLRRAMGKKKKSVLDAEFVGFEAGMKERGYSAAAIKTLWDILVPFADYAFNKAHSAAYGLVSYWTAYLKANYPAEYMAGLLTSVQDDKDRRPVYLAECRRMGIKVLPPDVNESSWDFTAVGTDIRFGLASVRNVGHNVVESIVKAREEKGAFKDFPDFMRKIDTVACNKKVIESLAKAGAFDSLGHSRQGIVSIHAQAVESAMGLKRREAEGQFDLFGSFGDGAEDDPFGSALNLVIPMADWSKAERLMFERDMLGLYVSDHPLHGVEHVLAAHADTPIAEINAGGVEDGANVTIAGILTAVGPRTNKQGAPWAIATVEDLESGIEVLFFPKTWAEYSERVVRDQIVVVKGRISRRDDQPSLFASEISIPELTEGPRGPVLVSMPATRCTPPVVERLREVLGSHPGTTEVQLKLINGSRETVLRLDQGLRVRPSTALMGDIKALLGPTSVAIL from the coding sequence GTGAGCAGCCCGTCCGATTCCTTCGCGCACCTGCACGTGCACACCGAGTACTCGATGCTCGACGGCGCGGCGAAGCTGCCCGAGGTGACCAAGGCGGCCGCGGAGCAGGGCATGCCGGCGCTGGCGATGACCGACCACGGCAACGTGTTCGGCGCCTACGACTTCTACAAGCAGGCCAACGCCGCCGGCGTGAAGCCGATCATCGGCATGGAGGGCTACTACACCCCCGGGTCGCGCTTCGACCGGGCGCCGTTCGACTTCGGCGACAACCTCATCGACGAGGACGGCGAGGGCGGTTCCTCGCGCGGCAAGGCCGCCTACACGCACATGACGCTGCTGGCCCGCACCACCGAGGGCATGCACAACCTCTTCCGGATCTCCTCGCTGGCCAGCCTCGAGGGCCAGTACCGCAAGCCGCGCTTCGACCGCGAGCTGCTCGAGCGGTACGGCACGGGCCTCATCGCCACCACCGGCTGCCCGTCGGGCGAGGTGAACATGTGGCTGCGCGCCGGCAAGGAGGACAAGGCCCGGCAGGCGGCGGCCGACTTCCAGGACATCTTCGGCAAGGAGAACTTCTACGCCGAGCTCATGGACCACGGCCTGTCCATCGAGAAGAAGACCCGCCCGCAGCTGATGGCCATCGCCAAGGACCTCGGCATCCCGCTGCTGGCCACCAACGACCTGCACTACACCCACCAGGACGACGCCGAGGCGCACGACGCCCTGCTGTGCATCCAGACCGGCGCCCGGCTCAACGAGACCAACCGCTTCAAGTTCAACGGCAACGGCTACTACCTCAAGAGCGCCGCCGAGATGCGCGCGCTGTTCCCCGGCGAGCTGGCCGTGGCCTGCGACAACACCCTGCTGATCGCCGAGCAGTGCGAGGTGGAGTTCACCGAGGGCGCCGACCTCATGCCCCGGTTCCCGCTGCCCGAGGGCGAGGACGAGACCTCCTGGTTCGTCAAGGAGGTCGAGCGGGGGCTGCACAAGCGCTGGCCGAACGGCATCCCGGACCACGTGCGCAAGCAGGCCGACTACGAGGTCGGGATCATCACCCAGATGGGCTTCCCCGGGTACTTCCTCGTGGTCGCCGACTTCATCAACTGGGCCAAGGACAACGGCATCCGGGTCGGCCCCGGCCGTGGCTCGGCCGCCGGCTCGCTGGCCGCCTACGCCATGGGCATCACCGACCTCGACCCGCTGGCGCACGGGCTGATCTTCGAGCGGTTCCTCAACCCCGAGCGCGTCTCGATGCCCGACGTCGACATCGACTTCGACGACCGCCGCCGCGGCGAGGTCATCCAGTACGTGTCGCGCAAGTACGGCGAGGAGCGGGTCAGCCAGATCGTCACCTACGGGACGATCAAGGCGAAGGCCGCGATCAAGGACGCCGCCCGCGTGCTCGACCGCCCCTACTCGGTCGGCGACGAGCTCACCAAGCTCATGCCGCCGGACGTGATGGGCAAGGGCATCCCGCTGTCCGGGGTGTTCGACCCGGCCCACCCTCGCTACAAGGAGGCCGCGGAGTTCCGGTCCAAGTACGAGTCCGACCCCGGTGCGGCCGAGGTCGTCGACCAGGCCCGCAAGCTCGAGGGCCTGAAGCGGCAGTGGGGCGTGCACGCCGCCGGCGTGATCATCGGCCGCTACCCGCTCATCGACTCGATCCCGATCATGCGCCGGGAGGCCGACGGCGCCGTCATCACGCAATTCGACTACCCGACGTGCGAGACGCTCGGGCTGCTCAAGATGGACTTCCTGGGCCTGCGCAACCTCACCGTCATCGACGACGCGCTGCGCAACATCGTCGCCAACGGCAAGGACGCGATCGACCTCGACGAGCTCAGCAAGAACCTCACCGACCCGGCCACCTACGAGCTGCTCGCGCGCGGCGACACGCTCGGCGTCTTCCAGTTCGACGGCGGGCCGATGCGCTCGCTGCTGCGGCTCATGCGCCCGGACAACTTCGAGGACATCTCCGCGGTCGGCGCGCTGTACCGGCCCGGCCCGATGGGTGCGAACTCGCACACCAACTACGCGCTGCGCAAGAACGGTCAGCAGGAGATCACGCCGATCCACCCGGAGCTCGCCGAGCCCCTGGAGGACATCCTCGGCGGCACGTACGGCCTGATCGTGTACCAGGAGCAGGTCATGGCGATCGCGCAGAAGGTCGCCGGGTACTCGCTCGGCAAGGCCGACCTGCTGCGCCGGGCCATGGGCAAGAAGAAGAAGTCGGTCCTGGACGCCGAGTTCGTCGGCTTCGAGGCCGGCATGAAGGAGCGCGGCTACTCCGCCGCGGCGATCAAGACGCTGTGGGACATCCTCGTCCCGTTCGCCGACTACGCGTTCAACAAGGCGCACTCGGCCGCCTACGGCCTGGTCTCCTACTGGACGGCGTACCTCAAGGCCAACTACCCGGCCGAGTACATGGCCGGCCTGCTCACCAGCGTCCAGGACGACAAGGACCGCCGGCCCGTCTACCTGGCCGAGTGCCGCCGCATGGGCATCAAGGTGCTGCCGCCCGACGTCAACGAGTCCTCGTGGGACTTCACCGCTGTCGGCACCGACATCCGCTTCGGACTGGCGTCGGTCCGCAACGTCGGGCACAACGTCGTCGAGTCGATCGTCAAGGCCCGCGAGGAGAAGGGGGCGTTCAAGGACTTCCCCGACTTCATGCGCAAGATCGACACGGTGGCCTGCAACAAGAAGGTCATCGAGTCCCTCGCCAAGGCCGGCGCGTTCGACTCCCTCGGCCACTCCCGGCAGGGCATCGTCTCCATCCACGCCCAGGCCGTCGAGTCGGCGATGGGACTCAAGCGCAGGGAGGCCGAGGGGCAGTTCGACCTGTTCGGCAGCTTCGGCGACGGGGCCGAGGACGATCCGTTCGGCAGCGCGCTGAACCTCGTCATCCCGATGGCCGACTGGTCCAAGGCCGAGCGGCTGATGTTCGAGCGCGACATGCTCGGCCTCTACGTCTCCGACCACCCGCTGCACGGCGTCGAGCACGTGCTCGCCGCGCACGCCGACACCCCGATCGCCGAGATCAACGCCGGCGGGGTGGAGGACGGCGCCAACGTCACGATCGCCGGCATCCTCACCGCGGTCGGGCCGCGCACCAACAAGCAGGGCGCGCCCTGGGCGATCGCCACGGTCGAGGACCTCGAGTCCGGCATCGAGGTGCTGTTCTTCCCGAAGACGTGGGCGGAGTACTCCGAGCGCGTGGTCCGCGACCAGATCGTCGTCGTCAAGGGCCGGATCAGCCGCCGCGACGACCAGCCGTCGCTGTTCGCCTCCGAGATCAGCATCCCCGAGCTCACCGAGGGCCCGCGCGGGCCGGTGCTGGTGTCGATGCCGGCGACCCGGTGCACCCCGCCGGTGGTGGAGCGGCTGCGCGAGGTGCTCGGCAGCCACCCCGGCACCACCGAGGTGCAGCTCAAGCTGATCAACGGCAGCCGCGAGACCGTGCTGCGCCTCGACCAGGGGCTGCGGGTGCGCCCGAGCACCGCGCTCATGGGCGACATCAAGGCGCTGCTCGGCCCGACCAGCGTCGCGATCCTCTGA
- a CDS encoding DUF2567 domain-containing protein: MSSPDPDDRPGAVPAAGAGPAWFPPAPAAAAPLPARRPWSAFREVRGDLRTAAVVVAVLAVSGFLVGLLWWLLAPRADFRITAEGPAAIGNPSEELFAADDAVFALLMAGLGLLAGLLAWFLLRRRRGIATLLALAVGTAAAGVIAWRLGELLGPAPSKAELADVGGKVTTALGLHSLPALAVGPFCAVLVYLAASLFTRRDDLGRSYLPPPVLAAEPTFPEPFDAPAGRSQG; encoded by the coding sequence ATGAGCTCTCCCGACCCGGACGACCGCCCGGGCGCGGTTCCAGCGGCCGGGGCCGGCCCGGCGTGGTTCCCGCCCGCTCCGGCGGCGGCCGCGCCGCTGCCCGCCCGGCGACCGTGGTCGGCGTTCCGGGAGGTGCGCGGGGACCTGCGGACCGCCGCGGTCGTCGTCGCGGTGCTCGCGGTCTCCGGGTTCCTCGTCGGCCTGCTGTGGTGGCTGCTGGCGCCGCGCGCCGACTTCCGGATCACCGCCGAGGGACCGGCCGCGATCGGCAACCCGTCGGAGGAGCTCTTCGCCGCCGACGACGCCGTCTTCGCGCTGCTGATGGCCGGGCTCGGTCTGCTCGCCGGCCTGCTCGCCTGGTTCCTGCTACGGCGGCGCCGGGGCATCGCCACGCTGCTGGCGCTCGCCGTCGGGACGGCGGCCGCCGGCGTGATCGCCTGGCGGCTGGGCGAGCTGCTCGGGCCCGCGCCGAGCAAGGCGGAGCTGGCCGACGTCGGCGGCAAGGTCACCACCGCCCTGGGCCTGCACTCGCTGCCCGCGCTGGCGGTGGGCCCCTTCTGCGCGGTCCTCGTCTACCTGGCCGCCTCGCTGTTCACCCGCCGCGACGACCTGGGCCGCTCGTACCTGCCACCGCCCGTGCTGGCCGCCGAACCGACGTTCCCCGAACCGTTCGACGCCCCCGCGGGCCGGTCGCAGGGCTGA
- a CDS encoding LON peptidase substrate-binding domain-containing protein, which produces MGELIPLFPLGSPLFPGVVLPLSIFEPRYRRLVQDLIALPAGSPQRFFGVVAIRQGWEVERVSPAEALYDVGCSARLQAVRPQPDGRFRITTVGADRFRLLDVVVGEDPPYLQGEVEWLAEEEAAEEAAGDAEGLVGPAGDDVAAEVARSSMAVVVRGVRELFTRYVAEVAALRGGGWTPGDDEDLDPDLADPADGPALSVGAQTAELLRAVADDPRALSWLVAAAALLTTEDRQALLAISATRRRLAAESRLLRRELTILQTLGAVPVPLQEFATPMTVN; this is translated from the coding sequence GTGGGCGAGCTCATCCCGCTGTTTCCCCTGGGGTCGCCCCTGTTCCCCGGTGTGGTGCTGCCGCTGTCGATCTTCGAGCCGCGCTACCGCCGCCTGGTGCAGGACCTGATCGCGCTGCCGGCCGGCAGCCCGCAGCGCTTCTTCGGCGTCGTCGCGATCAGGCAGGGCTGGGAGGTCGAGCGGGTCTCCCCCGCCGAGGCGCTCTACGACGTCGGCTGCTCGGCCCGGCTGCAGGCGGTCCGGCCGCAGCCCGACGGCCGGTTCCGGATCACCACCGTGGGCGCCGACCGGTTCCGGCTGCTCGACGTCGTCGTCGGGGAGGACCCGCCCTACCTGCAGGGCGAGGTCGAGTGGCTGGCCGAGGAGGAGGCCGCCGAGGAGGCGGCCGGTGACGCCGAGGGCCTGGTCGGCCCGGCTGGGGACGACGTCGCCGCCGAGGTCGCCCGCAGCTCGATGGCCGTGGTCGTCCGCGGCGTGCGGGAGCTGTTCACCCGCTACGTGGCCGAGGTGGCGGCGCTGCGCGGCGGCGGCTGGACACCCGGGGACGACGAGGACCTCGACCCCGACCTCGCCGATCCCGCCGACGGCCCGGCGCTGAGCGTCGGCGCCCAGACCGCCGAGCTGCTGCGCGCCGTGGCCGACGACCCCCGCGCGCTGTCCTGGCTGGTCGCGGCCGCGGCGCTGCTCACCACCGAGGACCGCCAGGCGCTGCTGGCGATCTCGGCGACCCGACGGCGGCTGGCCGCGGAGTCGCGGCTGCTGCGCCGCGAGCTGACCATCCTGCAGACCCTGGGCGCGGTGCCCGTGCCCCTGCAGGAGTTCGCCACCCCGATGACGGTGAACTGA
- the hisD gene encoding histidinol dehydrogenase yields the protein MLARIDLRGSALPPARELAGLLPRAATDIDSVLATVRPLCEDVRLRGAQAVREITARLDGVDLEDFAVPQAALDRALAECDPTLRAALEESIARVRTVHADQRRTDVTTQVVPGGTVTERWLPVRRVGLYVPGGLAPLLSSVVMNVVPAQIAGVGSIAVASPPQRDHGGLPDPGVLAACALLGVTEVYAVGGAQAIAVFGYGAGSCEPVDMVTGPGNVYTTAAKRLLRGLIGIDSEAGPTEVAVLADDTADPVHVAADLISQAEHDPLAGAVLVTTSEALADAVLDLVPGQVAATKHSDRIMTALDGSQSGVVLVDDLDAGLAVVDAYAAEHLEIQTRNAREVALRVRNAGAIFVGPWSPVSLGDYAAGSNHVLPTGGCARHSSGLSVQSFLRGIHVVEYDEQALAEVAPHIDALAGAEDLPAHAAAVRARTRA from the coding sequence GTGCTCGCCCGCATCGACCTGCGTGGATCTGCGTTGCCGCCGGCGCGCGAGCTCGCCGGCCTGCTGCCCCGGGCAGCCACCGACATCGACTCGGTCCTGGCCACCGTGCGCCCGCTCTGCGAGGACGTCCGGCTGCGCGGCGCCCAGGCCGTCCGGGAGATCACCGCCCGGCTCGACGGCGTCGACCTCGAGGACTTCGCCGTCCCGCAGGCCGCCCTCGACCGCGCCCTGGCCGAGTGCGACCCGACGCTGCGCGCCGCCCTGGAGGAGTCGATCGCCCGGGTCCGCACGGTGCACGCCGACCAGCGGCGCACCGACGTGACCACCCAGGTGGTGCCCGGCGGGACGGTCACCGAGCGCTGGCTGCCGGTGCGCCGCGTCGGGCTGTACGTGCCCGGAGGCCTGGCGCCGCTGCTCTCGAGCGTCGTGATGAACGTGGTGCCGGCGCAGATCGCCGGGGTCGGCTCGATCGCGGTCGCCTCGCCGCCGCAGCGCGACCACGGGGGGCTGCCCGACCCGGGCGTGCTGGCCGCGTGCGCGCTGCTCGGCGTCACCGAGGTCTACGCGGTCGGCGGCGCGCAGGCGATCGCCGTCTTCGGCTACGGCGCGGGCTCCTGCGAGCCGGTCGACATGGTCACCGGGCCGGGCAACGTCTACACGACGGCGGCCAAGCGGCTGCTCCGCGGCCTGATCGGGATCGACTCCGAGGCCGGCCCGACCGAGGTCGCCGTCCTCGCCGACGACACCGCCGACCCCGTGCACGTCGCGGCCGACCTGATCAGCCAGGCCGAGCACGACCCGCTGGCCGGCGCGGTGCTGGTGACGACGAGCGAGGCGCTCGCCGACGCCGTCCTCGACCTGGTCCCGGGGCAGGTGGCCGCCACCAAGCACTCCGACCGGATCATGACCGCCCTCGACGGCAGCCAGTCCGGCGTGGTGCTGGTCGACGACCTCGATGCCGGGCTCGCGGTGGTCGACGCCTACGCCGCCGAGCACCTGGAGATCCAGACCCGGAACGCCCGCGAGGTGGCGCTGCGCGTGCGCAACGCCGGCGCGATCTTCGTCGGACCGTGGTCGCCGGTGTCGCTGGGCGACTACGCGGCCGGGTCCAACCACGTGCTGCCCACCGGCGGCTGCGCGCGGCACTCCAGCGGGCTGTCGGTGCAGTCGTTCCTGCGCGGCATCCACGTCGTCGAGTACGACGAGCAGGCGCTGGCCGAGGTCGCCCCGCACATCGACGCGCTCGCCGGCGCCGAGGACCTGCCCGCGCACGCCGCCGCCGTGCGGGCCCGCACCCGCGCATGA
- a CDS encoding histidinol-phosphate transaminase, which yields MTDLDALPLRPELRGRTPYGAPQLKVTHRLNTNENPYPLPAELLADLGTALAEASRELNRYPDRDAVGLRADLATYLTRTSGERIEAGQVWAANGSNEVLQQLLQTFGGSGRTALGFTPSYSMHPIISAGTGTAWVDGHRRADFTIDAAAAVAQVREVRPDVVFVTSPNNPTGTAVALETIAELYDATDGVLIVDEAYAEFAREGTPSALTLLPGRPRLVVSRTMSKAFGMAGLRLGYLAADAAVVDALQLVRLPYHLSSLTQAAARTALAHTPALLATVEAVKVERDRIVAALPAMGLTSVPSDANFVLFGRFADAAAAWQALLDRDVLVRDVGLPGWLRVTAGTPVETDAFLTALGEVAPEFRASLGD from the coding sequence ATGACCGATCTGGACGCGCTCCCGCTGCGGCCGGAGCTCCGGGGTCGCACGCCCTACGGTGCGCCGCAGCTGAAGGTCACCCACCGGCTCAACACCAACGAGAACCCCTACCCGCTGCCCGCCGAGCTGCTCGCCGACCTCGGCACGGCGCTGGCCGAGGCGTCGCGGGAGCTCAACCGCTATCCCGACCGCGACGCGGTCGGCCTGCGCGCCGATCTCGCGACCTACCTGACCAGGACGTCGGGGGAGCGGATCGAGGCCGGACAGGTGTGGGCCGCGAACGGGTCGAACGAGGTGCTCCAGCAGCTGCTGCAGACCTTCGGCGGCAGCGGGCGGACCGCGCTGGGCTTCACGCCGTCGTACTCGATGCACCCGATCATCTCGGCGGGCACCGGCACGGCCTGGGTCGACGGGCACCGCAGGGCCGACTTCACCATCGACGCCGCCGCGGCGGTCGCCCAGGTGCGCGAGGTGCGGCCGGACGTCGTCTTCGTGACCAGCCCGAACAACCCGACCGGCACCGCCGTCGCCCTGGAGACGATCGCCGAGCTGTACGACGCCACAGACGGGGTGCTCATCGTCGACGAGGCGTACGCCGAGTTCGCGCGCGAGGGGACGCCGTCGGCGCTGACCCTGCTGCCCGGCCGGCCGCGGCTGGTGGTCAGCCGGACGATGAGCAAGGCGTTCGGCATGGCCGGGCTGCGGCTGGGCTACCTGGCCGCCGACGCCGCCGTCGTCGACGCGCTGCAGCTGGTCCGGCTGCCGTACCACCTGTCCTCGCTGACGCAGGCGGCGGCGCGGACGGCGCTGGCGCACACCCCGGCGCTGCTGGCGACGGTCGAGGCGGTCAAGGTCGAGCGGGACCGCATCGTCGCGGCGCTGCCCGCCATGGGGCTGACCAGCGTGCCGAGCGACGCCAACTTCGTGCTGTTCGGCCGGTTCGCCGACGCGGCCGCCGCCTGGCAGGCGCTGCTCGACCGCGACGTCCTGGTCCGCGACGTCGGCCTGCCCGGCTGGCTGCGGGTCACGGCCGGGACGCCCGTGGAGACCGACGCCTTCCTCACCGCACTGGGTGAGGTCGCGCCGGAGTTCCGCGCCTCTCTGGGAGACTGA
- the hisB gene encoding imidazoleglycerol-phosphate dehydratase HisB, protein MSRTARVERATSETKLVVELDLDGTGVGDISTGVGFYDHMLTALAKHSGIDLTVRADGDLHIDAHHTVEDVAIALGQAFAEALGDKKGITRYGDATIPMDEVLVQAAVDLSGRPYFVHAEPETMTPMIGPDYPTSLTKHVLESFAFNARITLHVRVLYAGRDAHHIVEGQFKALARALRVAVAIDPRVAGVPSTKGAL, encoded by the coding sequence GTGAGCCGCACTGCACGGGTGGAACGGGCGACCAGCGAGACCAAGCTGGTCGTCGAGCTCGACCTCGACGGCACGGGCGTCGGCGACATCAGCACCGGGGTCGGCTTCTACGACCACATGCTGACCGCGCTGGCCAAGCACAGCGGAATCGACCTCACCGTCCGGGCGGACGGCGACCTGCACATCGACGCCCACCACACCGTGGAGGACGTCGCGATCGCCCTCGGCCAGGCCTTCGCCGAGGCGCTGGGGGACAAGAAGGGCATCACCCGCTACGGCGACGCCACGATCCCGATGGACGAGGTGCTGGTCCAGGCCGCCGTCGACCTCTCCGGCCGCCCGTACTTCGTGCACGCCGAGCCCGAGACCATGACGCCGATGATCGGGCCGGACTACCCGACGTCGCTGACCAAGCACGTGCTCGAGTCGTTCGCCTTCAACGCGCGGATCACCCTGCACGTGCGGGTGCTCTACGCCGGCCGCGACGCCCACCACATCGTCGAGGGGCAGTTCAAGGCCCTGGCCCGCGCGCTGCGCGTCGCCGTCGCGATCGACCCGCGGGTGGCCGGCGTCCCGTCGACCAAGGGCGCGCTGTAG
- the hisH gene encoding imidazole glycerol phosphate synthase subunit HisH, whose product MKKVVVLDYGSGNLRSAERALARVGADVTVTADAQQALDADGLVVPGVGAFAACMQGLRAVDGPRVIGRRLAGGRPVLGICVGMQILFERGVEHGHDAEGCGEWPGVVEQLKAPVLPHMGWNTVESPQGSVLFDGLADQRFYFVHSYGVRDFPLGSDGTPSRIKPPLVTWAEHGDRFVAGVENGALSATQFHPEKSGDAGAQLLRNWLDTLD is encoded by the coding sequence GTGAAGAAGGTCGTCGTCCTGGACTACGGCTCGGGCAACCTGCGCTCGGCCGAGCGCGCACTGGCCCGGGTCGGCGCCGACGTCACCGTGACCGCCGACGCGCAGCAGGCGCTCGACGCCGACGGCCTCGTCGTCCCGGGCGTGGGCGCGTTCGCCGCGTGCATGCAGGGGCTGCGCGCGGTCGACGGGCCGCGGGTCATCGGCCGGCGGCTGGCCGGCGGCCGCCCGGTGCTCGGCATCTGCGTCGGCATGCAGATCCTCTTCGAGCGCGGGGTCGAGCACGGGCACGACGCCGAGGGCTGCGGCGAGTGGCCGGGCGTCGTCGAGCAGCTCAAGGCCCCCGTGCTGCCGCACATGGGCTGGAACACCGTCGAGTCGCCGCAGGGCAGCGTCCTGTTCGACGGCCTCGCCGACCAGCGCTTCTACTTCGTGCACTCCTACGGCGTCCGCGACTTCCCGCTCGGCAGCGACGGCACCCCCTCGCGGATCAAGCCCCCGCTGGTCACCTGGGCCGAGCACGGCGACCGCTTCGTCGCCGGCGTCGAGAACGGCGCCCTGTCGGCCACCCAGTTCCACCCCGAGAAGAGCGGTGACGCCGGGGCTCAGCTGCTCAGGAACTGGCTGGACACGCTGGACTGA